From one Halosimplex rubrum genomic stretch:
- a CDS encoding IS6 family transposase has translation MPENDRLGGCLDEIDLEFVEREATPKLLMKLSIQLHLAGLSLSNTVSFLEVFGVDRARSTVHNWVHKADLQPETGRSPDHVAVDETVIQIDDQQYWLYAAVDPESNELLHTRLETTRTNALAERFFGEIRQKHDVDDAVFLVDGATPLKEACHRHGLDFRYERHGNRNSVERVFREIKRRTSSFSNCFSHVDPETAADWLRSFAFAWNRLI, from the coding sequence ATGCCCGAAAACGACCGCCTCGGTGGATGTTTGGACGAGATTGACTTAGAGTTTGTTGAACGCGAGGCGACACCGAAGCTGCTGATGAAGCTCAGTATTCAGCTGCATCTTGCTGGACTTTCGCTTTCGAATACTGTTTCGTTTCTTGAAGTATTCGGTGTCGACCGGGCACGATCCACCGTTCATAATTGGGTTCACAAGGCCGATCTACAGCCGGAGACTGGTCGCTCACCGGATCACGTTGCGGTCGACGAAACCGTGATCCAAATCGACGACCAGCAATACTGGCTGTACGCAGCGGTCGATCCCGAATCGAACGAATTACTCCATACACGGCTTGAAACAACGAGAACAAACGCTCTCGCAGAACGGTTCTTCGGTGAGATTCGCCAGAAACACGATGTCGACGACGCCGTGTTTCTCGTCGATGGCGCTACCCCACTGAAAGAAGCCTGTCACCGACACGGCCTCGATTTCAGATACGAACGCCACGGAAATCGTAACAGTGTCGAACGTGTCTTTCGTGAAATAAAACGCCGTACCTCTTCGTTCTCAAACTGCTTCAGTCACGTCGATCCAGAAACTGCCGCCGACTGGCTCAGATCATTCGCTTTCGCATGGAATCGGCTTATCTGA
- a CDS encoding 6-pyruvoyl trahydropterin synthase family protein — protein MTRRGRSGSDATGSEERTLVVGGDRPIRISAGHRLQHHDGKCARPHGHNYEIRVEVTGRLREEGWVVDKGDITAVISEWDHMFLLERGDPLVEAFEASGDGDAAVVLDHPPTAEVMAVVLERKLRETFPETVSDVAVEVSETSELRAAY, from the coding sequence ATGACTCGACGGGGGCGAAGCGGATCGGACGCGACCGGAAGCGAGGAGCGGACGCTCGTCGTCGGCGGCGACCGGCCGATCCGGATCAGCGCCGGGCACAGACTCCAGCATCACGACGGGAAGTGTGCGCGACCGCACGGACACAACTACGAGATCCGCGTCGAGGTGACGGGACGGCTCCGCGAGGAGGGATGGGTCGTCGACAAAGGCGATATTACTGCAGTCATCTCCGAATGGGACCACATGTTCCTGCTGGAGCGGGGCGACCCGCTGGTCGAGGCGTTCGAGGCGAGCGGCGACGGCGACGCGGCCGTCGTTCTCGACCACCCGCCGACGGCGGAGGTGATGGCGGTCGTCCTCGAACGGAAGCTGCGCGAGACGTTCCCCGAGACGGTCTCCGACGTGGCGGTCGAAGTGAGCGAGACGAGCGAACTCCGCGCGGCGTACTGA
- a CDS encoding transglutaminase domain-containing protein translates to MSDADERFEFGETAPTREYGVAALAVACVVAAILATALIPAAASVGLGDAPAESLIPLPAGAENRSGDGAGPPESGGSGFGALNVGNSTSVGEPIGEGGGNPFRSQDTEVHFRVRSQDSNYWRTGAYDTYTGSGWSRSGPSDATAPVRGEETRYRVELVQAASAAPTVWRPTDLERAAGVSLTEGGLARANDRLSAGASYVGVSRTPPRDPAVLRASGRDYPDEIERRYTRLPPSTAVSLRPFTNNVTEGTENPYETAARIERWLEANKEYSLNASRPSGGNVAREFVTRMDAGYCEHFATAMVTMLRSQEIPARYVVGYSTGRQVGANTFQVRAMNAHAWVEVYFADVGWVRFDPTPGAERLRAEQSAYEESGAPGRYAPQEEGSPGETFSADAGENGTGPGTATDPGTQSGPVATPPPSTPVTPSGPVETPPSEPDEPTSGYDVSLNRTAAPGATVEVTVEAGAQPVAGAWVAFNGEQVGWSGRDGTVTGRVPFAENLTVTVSGGTTTGSDVRAGGPAAIDAPEPRSASASGWFADRKAAAVSRTLADNASRRVSNGASRRQAANDTSRSFDVATNATLSVSGDVRTGATVLLTATVDGVAVPDATVTIDGEAVARTDADGRANVALPESPGNATLGVARDPIAGERTLELDGLTVGTDPLWPLPIAGTPVEVTARLGNESVGGAPVRVDGELVGTTGVDGTLAVTLPFASSASVAVAASGQTARTTVANPLVNTAALALATVALVAFAAVGAARRSFDPRAVPRRVAVGARRLARWVVRGFVGAAVAAAARVRATLVYLRGLVAGERSPAELLAALGGWLDDLSRRLRPGVSAGGAAGRSGDSTAGRGEGDGDAAHLTIREAWGRFLDSVSVRRPRTKTPGQLADHAVTADGLPAEAVATLRDEFRAVEYGPRSPDESVPAVEGAIERIESALDATESTRDDADGAGDGEAGGN, encoded by the coding sequence ATGAGCGACGCCGACGAGCGCTTCGAGTTCGGCGAGACGGCGCCGACCCGCGAGTACGGGGTCGCGGCGCTGGCGGTCGCCTGCGTCGTCGCAGCGATTCTGGCGACGGCGCTGATCCCGGCGGCGGCGTCGGTCGGGCTCGGCGACGCACCGGCGGAGTCGCTGATACCGCTGCCCGCCGGCGCCGAGAACCGGTCGGGCGACGGCGCGGGCCCGCCGGAATCGGGCGGGAGCGGGTTCGGCGCGCTGAACGTCGGTAACAGCACGTCGGTGGGCGAACCGATCGGGGAGGGCGGGGGGAACCCCTTCCGCTCGCAGGACACGGAGGTCCACTTCCGGGTGCGGAGTCAGGACTCGAACTACTGGCGCACGGGGGCGTACGACACCTACACGGGGAGCGGGTGGTCGCGCTCGGGGCCGAGCGACGCGACGGCGCCGGTCCGGGGGGAGGAGACGCGTTACCGCGTCGAACTCGTCCAGGCGGCGAGCGCCGCGCCGACGGTGTGGCGGCCGACGGACCTCGAACGGGCGGCGGGCGTCTCGCTGACCGAGGGCGGGCTGGCCCGCGCGAACGACCGGTTGTCGGCGGGCGCCAGCTACGTCGGGGTGAGCCGGACGCCGCCGCGGGACCCGGCGGTCCTCCGGGCGAGCGGGCGGGACTACCCGGACGAGATCGAGCGGCGGTACACCCGATTGCCGCCGAGCACGGCGGTGTCGCTGCGGCCGTTCACGAACAACGTCACGGAGGGGACGGAGAACCCCTACGAGACGGCGGCGCGGATCGAGCGGTGGCTGGAGGCGAACAAGGAGTACTCGCTGAACGCCTCGCGGCCCTCGGGGGGTAACGTCGCGCGGGAGTTCGTCACGCGGATGGACGCGGGCTACTGCGAGCACTTCGCGACGGCGATGGTGACGATGCTGCGCAGTCAGGAGATCCCCGCCCGCTACGTCGTCGGCTACTCGACGGGCCGGCAGGTCGGCGCGAACACGTTCCAGGTGCGGGCGATGAACGCCCACGCGTGGGTGGAGGTGTACTTCGCCGACGTGGGGTGGGTCCGGTTCGACCCGACGCCGGGCGCCGAGCGGCTGCGGGCCGAGCAGTCGGCCTACGAGGAGAGCGGCGCGCCGGGGCGGTACGCGCCACAGGAGGAGGGCAGCCCGGGCGAGACGTTCTCGGCCGACGCCGGCGAGAACGGGACGGGGCCGGGAACGGCCACCGACCCGGGGACCCAGTCTGGGCCGGTGGCGACGCCGCCGCCGTCGACGCCGGTGACCCCCAGCGGCCCGGTCGAGACGCCGCCGAGCGAGCCCGACGAACCGACGAGCGGGTACGACGTATCGCTCAACCGGACGGCCGCGCCCGGGGCGACCGTGGAGGTGACGGTCGAAGCGGGCGCCCAGCCGGTCGCGGGCGCGTGGGTCGCGTTCAACGGGGAACAGGTCGGCTGGAGTGGCCGCGATGGGACGGTCACCGGCCGCGTCCCGTTCGCGGAGAACCTGACGGTGACCGTCTCGGGCGGGACGACGACGGGGTCGGACGTTCGAGCCGGCGGCCCGGCGGCGATCGACGCACCGGAGCCGCGGTCCGCGTCAGCGAGCGGGTGGTTCGCCGACCGGAAGGCCGCGGCCGTCTCCCGTACGCTGGCGGACAACGCCTCGCGCCGGGTGTCGAACGGCGCGTCGCGCCGGCAGGCGGCTAACGACACCTCGCGGTCGTTCGACGTGGCGACGAACGCGACGCTGTCGGTCTCCGGCGACGTGCGGACCGGGGCGACCGTGCTCCTCACGGCGACGGTCGACGGCGTGGCTGTCCCCGACGCGACCGTGACGATCGACGGCGAGGCGGTCGCACGGACCGACGCCGACGGCCGAGCGAACGTGGCGCTCCCCGAGTCGCCGGGGAACGCCACGCTGGGAGTCGCCCGTGACCCGATCGCGGGGGAGCGGACGCTCGAACTCGACGGGCTGACCGTCGGGACCGACCCGCTCTGGCCGCTTCCGATCGCCGGCACGCCCGTCGAGGTGACGGCGCGGCTCGGCAACGAGTCGGTCGGCGGGGCGCCGGTCCGCGTCGACGGCGAGCTCGTCGGGACGACGGGCGTCGACGGGACGCTGGCGGTGACGCTCCCGTTCGCGTCGTCGGCGTCGGTCGCCGTCGCCGCGAGCGGACAGACCGCGCGGACGACGGTCGCGAACCCGCTGGTCAACACGGCGGCGCTCGCGCTCGCGACGGTCGCGCTGGTCGCGTTCGCGGCGGTCGGCGCCGCGCGCCGGTCGTTCGACCCGCGAGCGGTCCCGCGGCGGGTCGCGGTCGGGGCCCGGAGGCTCGCTCGCTGGGTCGTCCGCGGGTTCGTCGGCGCCGCGGTCGCCGCGGCGGCGCGCGTCCGGGCGACGCTCGTGTACCTCCGCGGACTGGTCGCGGGCGAGCGCTCGCCGGCCGAACTGCTTGCGGCGCTGGGCGGGTGGCTCGACGACCTGTCGCGGCGGCTCCGCCCCGGCGTGTCTGCGGGCGGAGCGGCCGGACGGAGCGGCGACTCGACGGCCGGACGCGGCGAGGGCGACGGCGACGCCGCTCACCTGACGATCCGGGAGGCGTGGGGTCGGTTCCTCGACAGCGTCTCGGTCCGGCGGCCGCGGACGAAGACGCCGGGGCAACTGGCTGACCACGCGGTGACGGCCGACGGCCTCCCGGCCGAGGCGGTCGCGACGCTGCGCGACGAGTTCCGCGCAGTCGAGTACGGCCCCCGCTCGCCCGACGAGTCCGTCCCGGCCGTGGAGGGCGCTATCGAGCGTATCGAATCGGCGCTCGACGCCACCGAGAGCACCCGTGACGACGCCGACGGGGCGGGCGACGGGGAGGCGGGAGGGAACTGA
- a CDS encoding DoxX family protein, translating to MGLSYVLAGVLHFVAPKTYERVVPPQFPRPRTLVYLSGLAEVGLGIGVLFERTRRRSAWGIIALLVAVFPANVYMATGDDFELGDVPAQLRDPHDAALWARLPLQAVLVAWAWWYTDESSESNDRRI from the coding sequence ATGGGTCTCTCGTACGTCCTCGCGGGAGTGCTCCACTTCGTCGCTCCGAAGACGTACGAACGGGTCGTGCCGCCGCAGTTCCCGCGGCCGCGGACGCTCGTCTACCTGTCCGGACTCGCGGAAGTCGGACTCGGCATCGGTGTGTTGTTCGAACGGACGCGTCGCCGCTCGGCGTGGGGCATAATCGCGCTGCTCGTTGCGGTGTTCCCCGCGAACGTCTACATGGCGACCGGCGACGACTTCGAGCTGGGGGACGTTCCGGCGCAGTTGCGTGACCCGCACGACGCGGCGCTGTGGGCGCGGTTGCCGCTCCAGGCCGTCCTCGTCGCGTGGGCGTGGTGGTACACCGACGAGTCGTCGGAGTCGAACGATCGGAGAATTTGA
- a CDS encoding response regulator transcription factor — MPPARHLVVVAGAEPAATDALASALRDDGTVRTAYSADALRESLDEEVDVVLVDAELVDGSIDSLLTDVRAREFDCQVGVSVSDSGRTAVETDTVDAVVRRDPVAVRETVQWLAARARYRAGLEEFYDLAERRAALADEEDALDRLDRQLDRLRHDLAEMFDGLDDTSAFDAALAPEERDLDSRGDGDASADGSNERTERDDT, encoded by the coding sequence ATGCCCCCGGCACGGCACCTCGTCGTCGTCGCCGGTGCCGAGCCCGCGGCCACCGACGCACTGGCGAGCGCGCTTCGCGACGACGGTACCGTCCGGACCGCCTACAGCGCCGACGCCCTCCGCGAAAGCCTCGACGAGGAAGTCGACGTCGTCCTCGTCGACGCCGAACTGGTCGACGGGTCGATCGACTCCCTCCTGACGGACGTTCGCGCGCGCGAGTTCGACTGTCAGGTCGGGGTGTCGGTGTCCGACTCGGGCCGGACGGCCGTCGAGACCGACACCGTCGACGCGGTCGTGAGGCGGGACCCGGTGGCCGTCCGGGAGACGGTGCAGTGGCTCGCGGCGCGCGCACGATACCGGGCGGGGCTGGAGGAGTTCTACGACCTCGCCGAACGCCGAGCGGCGCTGGCCGACGAGGAGGACGCGCTCGACCGACTGGACCGACAGCTCGACCGGCTGCGCCACGACCTCGCGGAGATGTTCGACGGACTGGACGACACCTCGGCGTTCGACGCCGCGCTCGCGCCCGAGGAACGCGATCTCGACTCCCGCGGAGACGGCGACGCGTCTGCCGACGGTTCGAACGAGCGCACGGAGCGCGACGACACGTGA
- the queC gene encoding 7-cyano-7-deazaguanine synthase QueC — translation MTDNDRAVILVSGGMDSATAVYEAIDRGYEPYFFHTSYGQETETRERECAEALADEVDAADFCHVETRHLAAIGASSLTDDEMDVADADLDSEAVPTSYVPFRNANLLAMATSYAEANDCSAVFIGAHSEDFSGYPDCRPEFFDAFQRVMNVGTKPETEIELVAPFVEWSKTDIAERGLELGVPYGITWSCYREEAPACGTCDACAFRLQAFQRAGVADPIDYAERPEY, via the coding sequence ATGACTGACAACGACCGAGCGGTGATTCTGGTATCGGGCGGGATGGACAGCGCGACCGCGGTCTACGAGGCGATAGATCGGGGCTACGAACCGTACTTCTTCCACACGTCCTACGGTCAGGAGACCGAGACCAGAGAACGGGAGTGCGCCGAGGCGCTCGCCGACGAGGTCGACGCCGCCGACTTCTGTCACGTCGAGACGCGCCACCTCGCGGCGATCGGCGCGTCGAGCCTGACGGACGACGAGATGGACGTGGCCGACGCGGACCTCGACAGCGAGGCGGTCCCGACCTCCTACGTCCCCTTCCGGAACGCGAACCTGCTCGCGATGGCGACCTCCTACGCGGAGGCCAACGACTGCTCGGCGGTGTTCATCGGCGCCCACAGCGAGGACTTCTCGGGGTATCCGGACTGTCGACCGGAGTTCTTCGACGCCTTCCAGCGGGTGATGAACGTGGGGACGAAACCGGAGACGGAGATCGAACTCGTCGCCCCGTTCGTCGAGTGGTCGAAGACCGACATCGCCGAACGCGGGCTCGAACTCGGCGTGCCCTACGGGATCACCTGGAGCTGCTACCGCGAGGAAGCGCCGGCGTGCGGAACCTGCGACGCCTGCGCGTTCCGGCTCCAGGCGTTCCAGCGAGCCGGCGTCGCGGACCCCATCGACTACGCCGAACGGCCGGAGTACTGA
- a CDS encoding 7-carboxy-7-deazaguanine synthase QueE, which yields MPVNDAVDGETADRPDGEAALPVNELFYSLQGEGKLAGVPSVFVRTSGCNLRCWFCDSYHTSWEPTHARMGIDEVVDAVGEHDEADHVVVTGGEPMIHDEVVALLDRLDDAGYHTTVETNGTVHRDAPIDLASVSPKLASSTPTADRDPKGDGEWADRHEDRRVDVEALAALVDDYETQLKFVVTGRDDMAEIESLVDRVREAAGTPIPDSDVLLMPEGQTRERLDETRAAVAELATEYGYRYTPRLHVDLWNDAPGT from the coding sequence ATGCCGGTGAACGACGCGGTCGACGGCGAGACGGCCGACCGCCCCGACGGCGAGGCGGCGCTGCCGGTCAACGAGCTGTTCTACTCGCTGCAGGGGGAGGGGAAGCTGGCGGGCGTCCCGAGCGTGTTCGTCCGGACAAGCGGCTGTAACCTCCGGTGCTGGTTCTGTGACTCCTATCACACGTCGTGGGAGCCGACCCACGCCCGGATGGGGATCGACGAGGTCGTCGACGCGGTGGGCGAACACGACGAGGCCGACCACGTCGTCGTGACCGGGGGCGAACCGATGATCCACGACGAGGTGGTCGCGCTGCTCGACCGGCTCGACGACGCGGGCTATCACACCACCGTCGAGACGAACGGGACGGTCCATCGGGACGCGCCGATCGACCTGGCGAGCGTCAGCCCGAAGCTGGCGAGCAGCACGCCGACCGCCGATCGGGACCCGAAGGGCGACGGCGAGTGGGCCGACCGCCACGAGGACCGACGGGTCGACGTCGAGGCGCTCGCGGCGCTCGTCGACGACTACGAGACCCAGCTGAAGTTCGTCGTCACCGGCCGCGACGATATGGCGGAGATCGAATCGCTCGTCGACCGCGTGCGCGAGGCGGCGGGGACACCGATCCCGGACTCGGACGTGCTGTTGATGCCCGAGGGGCAGACTCGCGAGCGGCTGGACGAGACGCGTGCGGCGGTCGCCGAGCTGGCGACGGAGTACGGCTACCGGTACACGCCGCGGCTGCACGTCGACCTGTGGAACGACGCGCCGGGGACCTGA
- a CDS encoding DUF58 domain-containing protein — translation MSHERVYRFRVGAVAAGALVALGLLYASPLLLAATAIPLGYVVYGAVSSVPADAAVAVERSFSEATPPPGESVTVRLTVENVSEATLSDLRVVDGVPDDLAVVDGSPRGSFVLRPDETATVAYDVVAKRGDFAFADPVVRLRSLSAGRLVTETVPAAGERELSSLDPMSAAPVGSATPVSAGTHPTDSGGEGLEFHSTREYRPGDSIGRIDWRRFAKTKELSTVSYREERAVRVVVAVDARAVGRVRPHAGAPTAASLGGYAAERIYETLVDGDVTTSVAAFGIDETASSVPTGAGPVPWVDGERDDATAIARTLFDAVQRVADDPDAGEGSVTATDGAVGDDGPADDGAVSEDGAAGDRAESTTRREPAAPDGGANAVDILLSQFPATAQVVLVTPLVDDWPVSFVRRLRRRGYPVVVLSPGATSEASLGGRVAGHERGVRLADVSATGATAVDWDRDDPIEGALAAALSRLSGGPRG, via the coding sequence GTGAGCCACGAGCGCGTCTACCGCTTTCGGGTCGGCGCGGTCGCGGCGGGCGCGCTCGTCGCGCTCGGGCTGCTGTACGCGTCGCCGCTGTTGCTGGCCGCGACGGCGATACCGCTGGGATACGTCGTCTACGGCGCGGTTTCGTCGGTCCCGGCGGACGCGGCGGTCGCGGTCGAGCGGTCGTTTTCGGAGGCGACGCCGCCGCCGGGCGAGTCGGTGACGGTCCGACTCACCGTCGAGAACGTCTCCGAGGCGACCCTGTCGGACCTGCGGGTCGTCGACGGCGTGCCGGACGACCTGGCGGTCGTCGACGGCTCGCCCCGAGGCTCGTTCGTCCTCCGGCCGGACGAGACGGCGACGGTCGCCTACGACGTGGTGGCCAAGCGCGGCGACTTCGCCTTTGCCGACCCGGTCGTACGCCTGCGGTCGCTGAGCGCGGGGCGCCTCGTCACCGAAACCGTGCCGGCGGCGGGCGAGCGGGAGCTGTCCTCGCTCGACCCGATGTCGGCGGCGCCGGTCGGGTCGGCGACGCCGGTCAGCGCGGGGACGCACCCGACCGACAGCGGCGGCGAGGGCCTGGAGTTCCACTCGACGCGGGAGTACCGCCCGGGCGACTCGATCGGCCGCATCGACTGGCGCCGGTTCGCGAAGACCAAGGAGCTGTCGACGGTCTCCTACCGCGAGGAGCGGGCGGTCCGGGTCGTCGTCGCCGTCGACGCGCGGGCGGTCGGACGGGTCCGCCCCCACGCCGGCGCGCCCACGGCCGCCTCGCTGGGCGGCTACGCGGCCGAGCGGATCTACGAGACGCTGGTCGACGGCGACGTAACGACGAGCGTCGCCGCGTTCGGGATCGACGAGACCGCCTCGTCGGTGCCGACCGGGGCGGGACCGGTCCCCTGGGTCGACGGCGAGCGCGACGACGCGACCGCGATCGCGCGGACGCTGTTCGACGCCGTCCAGCGCGTCGCCGACGACCCCGACGCCGGCGAGGGGAGCGTGACGGCGACCGACGGGGCGGTCGGCGACGACGGACCAGCGGACGACGGAGCGGTGAGCGAAGACGGGGCGGCCGGCGACCGGGCGGAATCGACGACCCGTCGCGAACCGGCGGCGCCCGACGGCGGCGCGAACGCCGTTGATATCCTCCTCTCGCAGTTCCCGGCGACCGCGCAGGTCGTCCTCGTGACGCCGCTGGTCGACGACTGGCCGGTCTCGTTCGTCCGTCGGCTCCGCCGCCGCGGCTACCCGGTGGTGGTCCTCAGCCCGGGCGCCACGAGCGAGGCGTCGCTGGGCGGGCGCGTCGCCGGCCACGAGCGCGGCGTTCGCTTGGCGGACGTGTCCGCGACCGGCGCGACCGCCGTCGACTGGGACCGGGACGACCCCATCGAGGGCGCGCTGGCGGCCGCGCTGTCGCGGCTGTCGGGAGGGCCCCGTGGCTGA
- a CDS encoding DUF2249 domain-containing protein yields the protein MAGQQLDLREIPPPKRHPKIFDAFEDLESGEALTLVNDHEPAPLYHQMAAEVESFDAEGYTVDRVGPDEFIATLPKR from the coding sequence ATGGCAGGACAGCAACTGGACCTCCGCGAGATCCCGCCGCCGAAGCGACACCCGAAGATCTTCGACGCGTTCGAGGACCTGGAGAGCGGCGAGGCGCTGACGCTGGTCAACGACCACGAACCGGCGCCGCTGTATCACCAGATGGCCGCCGAAGTCGAGTCGTTTGACGCCGAGGGATACACGGTCGACCGCGTCGGCCCCGACGAGTTCATCGCGACGCTCCCGAAGCGGTAG
- a CDS encoding DUF7519 family protein, with translation MADEHARDAATDDAAAIPPATAADSPGESRAGASGAVERSGESGGGGAPTRASAAVVLVVSLAAAVALIGGAGPTLSVVVAVAHAAVFAASLWLVDRDRWRGPATAAAGVLALGVGASFAVAVGYAFLDLLAAAYPVTAVSQIRPRGLRIVSATAVVLGGTLALVGGFATVSGRLHSGTVWAYAKLAVKTFVVSLVAAAVMLLTALFARFGGASEAPVFAPLVERVGRAVGAVVAPVPGRTHLLTFALLVAAASLTVARGVDALPVAELSTPRTDDRVEAAAEAVVRGARRTLVGTAFALPLTLVEFVLVPADLRSLVTPGVYGVLAAVTASHALRALLLATALVAGGTAAAVWLLGRLARGRAADAVVALTPFLGGGAVVALAVALHGVVLSPTLSFVADALPGAFETTFTRQSGAVVEFYGSLPVVTTLAAVLVGMTAALSLALALVASAGALPESAPGPALAALGTFVAAAFATGAGVGAPLVLGAVVASFVVWDAGEYGAALGREVGTAADTLAPESVHVGATLAVGAGGAVLAAAVHRVAANATIADVTTVPFALAVVVAGLLLLVAALR, from the coding sequence GTGGCTGACGAACACGCTCGCGATGCGGCGACCGACGACGCGGCCGCGATACCCCCCGCGACCGCCGCCGACTCGCCCGGGGAGTCGCGAGCGGGAGCGAGCGGAGCGGTCGAACGGAGCGGGGAGTCCGGGGGAGGCGGTGCGCCGACGAGGGCCAGCGCCGCGGTCGTCCTCGTCGTCTCGCTGGCGGCGGCCGTGGCGTTGATCGGGGGCGCCGGACCGACGCTTTCCGTCGTCGTCGCGGTCGCACACGCGGCTGTCTTCGCGGCGAGTCTGTGGCTGGTCGACCGCGACCGGTGGCGCGGACCGGCGACGGCGGCCGCGGGCGTGCTCGCCCTCGGCGTCGGGGCGAGCTTCGCCGTCGCGGTCGGCTACGCGTTCCTCGACCTGCTCGCCGCCGCGTACCCGGTCACGGCGGTCTCGCAGATCCGCCCTCGCGGACTCCGGATCGTCAGCGCGACCGCCGTCGTCCTCGGCGGGACGCTCGCGCTGGTCGGCGGGTTCGCGACGGTCTCGGGGCGACTCCACTCGGGGACCGTCTGGGCGTACGCGAAACTCGCCGTCAAGACGTTCGTCGTCTCGCTGGTCGCCGCCGCGGTCATGCTCCTGACCGCACTGTTCGCGCGCTTCGGCGGTGCGAGCGAGGCACCGGTGTTCGCCCCGCTCGTCGAGCGCGTCGGCAGGGCCGTCGGCGCCGTCGTCGCGCCGGTCCCCGGCCGCACGCACCTGCTCACGTTCGCGCTCCTCGTCGCGGCGGCGTCGCTGACGGTCGCTCGCGGCGTCGACGCGCTCCCCGTCGCCGAACTGTCGACGCCGCGGACCGACGACCGCGTCGAGGCGGCGGCCGAAGCGGTCGTCCGCGGTGCCCGACGGACGCTCGTCGGCACCGCGTTCGCGCTCCCCCTGACGCTGGTCGAGTTCGTCCTCGTCCCGGCTGACCTCCGCTCGCTGGTCACGCCGGGGGTCTACGGCGTCCTCGCGGCCGTGACCGCGAGCCACGCGCTTCGCGCGCTCCTGCTCGCGACCGCGCTCGTCGCCGGCGGGACCGCCGCGGCGGTCTGGCTGCTCGGGCGGTTGGCCCGGGGGCGAGCGGCGGACGCCGTCGTCGCGCTCACGCCGTTCCTCGGGGGCGGCGCGGTCGTCGCGCTCGCCGTCGCGCTCCACGGGGTCGTCCTCTCGCCGACGCTGTCGTTCGTCGCCGACGCGCTCCCCGGGGCGTTCGAGACGACGTTCACCCGACAGTCCGGCGCGGTCGTCGAGTTCTACGGCTCGCTCCCGGTCGTCACGACGCTCGCGGCCGTCCTCGTCGGCATGACCGCCGCGCTCTCGCTCGCGCTCGCGCTGGTCGCGAGTGCCGGCGCGCTCCCCGAGTCGGCGCCGGGCCCGGCGCTCGCGGCCCTCGGCACCTTCGTCGCCGCCGCGTTCGCCACCGGTGCGGGCGTCGGCGCGCCGCTCGTCCTCGGCGCCGTCGTCGCCAGTTTCGTCGTCTGGGACGCCGGCGAGTACGGGGCCGCCCTCGGTCGCGAGGTCGGAACCGCCGCCGACACGCTCGCCCCCGAATCGGTCCACGTCGGCGCCACGCTCGCCGTCGGCGCCGGCGGCGCCGTCCTCGCCGCGGCCGTCCACCGCGTCGCCGCGAACGCGACGATCGCCGACGTGACGACCGTCCCCTTCGCCCTCGCCGTCGTCGTCGCCGGGCTCCTGTTGCTCGTCGCCGCGCTACGGTAG
- a CDS encoding DUF7269 family protein: MGTLRAALGGLGVLATLLGALAVAAPTAVAETAPLSTLVSAAAAVGPRDLFVVGSAALGLSLLRAAVTARESRLVSGSPAGSRRFAAVVADEPETATAPDGTLAAEAFDETVDRAVGGDERAGEEVGERLRRLAVARLAREGRDRESADRAVATGTWTDDRTAAAVLSGDDGPVATLRSRLRLWLDPERERERRIRRTVDALDEVAESAASDDPKAAASDDSQAAASDDSQAAANTGSEDTEREPAGGVES; this comes from the coding sequence ATGGGGACGCTTCGGGCGGCGCTGGGCGGGCTCGGCGTCCTCGCGACGCTGCTGGGGGCGCTGGCGGTCGCGGCGCCGACGGCGGTCGCCGAGACCGCACCGCTCTCGACGCTGGTGAGCGCGGCCGCGGCCGTCGGGCCGCGGGACCTGTTCGTCGTCGGGAGCGCCGCGCTCGGCCTCTCGCTGCTCCGGGCGGCCGTCACCGCGCGCGAGTCGCGACTGGTCTCCGGCTCGCCGGCGGGGAGCCGGCGGTTCGCGGCCGTCGTCGCCGACGAACCGGAGACCGCGACCGCGCCCGACGGGACGCTGGCGGCCGAGGCGTTCGACGAGACGGTCGACCGGGCGGTCGGCGGCGACGAGCGGGCCGGCGAGGAAGTCGGCGAGCGACTCCGCCGGCTCGCCGTCGCGCGGCTCGCTCGTGAGGGGCGGGACCGCGAGTCCGCGGACCGCGCCGTCGCGACCGGGACGTGGACCGACGACCGCACCGCGGCGGCCGTTCTCTCGGGGGACGACGGCCCCGTCGCGACGCTTCGGTCGCGACTCCGACTCTGGCTCGACCCCGAGCGCGAACGCGAACGCCGGATCCGGCGGACGGTCGACGCGCTGGACGAGGTCGCCGAGTCGGCCGCGAGCGACGACCCCAAAGCGGCCGCGAGCGACGACTCCCAAGCGGCCGCGAGCGACGACTCCCAAGCGGCCGCGAACACCGGATCCGAAGACACCGAACGCGAGCCGGCCGGAGGTGTCGAGTCGTGA